Proteins from one Malaya genurostris strain Urasoe2022 chromosome 2, Malgen_1.1, whole genome shotgun sequence genomic window:
- the LOC131429297 gene encoding uncharacterized protein LOC131429297 encodes MYCFLCSTLDEVACYDFEKNWLRNNIAPSDEVLRCWNDTFLIRYKEILENQQSDRQHIIEQWPRLTDPDGYLLVDADFIALFGANKTDLFNEWDKFSHTFEKYIKNSQIKDKFSLTLSKQLDSEGIQADYRYYIISVLFHSIIKPIRTSENKLPTIVQAQRDLCVICDSEDECINTIKSMRDDFKAAQQSLFPRIFTIKQEDSLTKFFVVCNGLEFKLPTYLRALDVALKLKFVLNVKFSESTELFWGFVTRHFYNINYQNKSKNNQILLLEQYLLNQK; translated from the exons AAGTAGCTTGTTacgattttgagaaaaattggctTAGAAATAATATAGCACCTAGCGACGAGGTGCTACGTTGTTGGAATGACACATTTTTAATTCGTTACAAGGAAATTTTGGAAAACCAACAATCAGATCGTCAACATATCATCGAGCAGTGGCCAAGATTAACTGATCCTGATGGCTATTTGTTG GTTGATGCAGATTTCATTGCTTTATTTGGTGCAAACAAGACAGATTTATTCAACGAATGGGATAAATTTTCACACACGTTcgaaaaatacataaaaaattCGCAGATTAAGGACAAATTCAGCTTGACCCTTTCAAAACAGTTGGACTCAGAAGGGATACAAGCAG ATTATCGATACTATATCATCTCTGTATTGTTCCACTCTATCATAAAACCAATTCGAACATCAGAAAACAAATTACCTACGATTGTTCAAGCACAGAGGGATCTATGTGTGATATGCGATAGCGAAGACGAGTGCATTAATACCATCAAGTCAATGCGTGACGACTTCAAAGCTGCTCAACAATCACTATTTCCACGCATTTTCACAATAAAACAAGAAGATTCGCTGACTAAATTTTTCGTTGTGTGCAACGGGCTGGAGTTTAAATTGCCTACATATTTGCGAGCCTTGGATGTAGCACTCAAACTAAAATTCGTATTAAACGTGAAATTTTCTGAGAGTACGGAACTATTTTGGGGATTCGTGACACGTCATTTCTATAACATAAACTATCAAAATAAGTCAAAGAATAACCAAATTTTACTACTAGAACAATATTTATTGAATCAGAAATAA